The sequence TTTTTCGGCAGTATTTTTTTTACTCTTTCTGGTGTTAAAAATACATGTAATGCTCCTGATATCACGCAACCAAGCATAACAAAAGGTAATGCTTCAATCACGATTGACAGAAAAATAGTGCCCATTTGTAAAACTGAATGAGGTAAAAACTGAAACATGGAATTCCTCCTACTGCTAAAAATAACACCAGTAATCATATGTTTTACGGATGCTTTTTTTAACATTCCAAAATATAATTAACTATACTGCACCTATTACAAAAAAACAAGACAAGCCAGCATATATTAAAATATCTATAATATATTCGTTGAATAACAAAAAGAGTAAGCCAAAACTTGAAACATCGTTGGCTTACTCTTAAATTATCAAATCGCAAATAGTTCTGATGCCGATTCCGGATCTGTATCGTAGACATTAAAATCAAAATTAACGCCCAATCCCTTTTCAGCTAAAATCGACTCCATCGCCATTCTGGCATGCTCTTTGGTATTATTTTCCTTGCTCAAATGGCCTAAATATATCCGTTTCGTATGATCTCCGATTACATCAGCCATTGCCAAAGCACCGTCATCATTAGATAAATGACCTTTATCTCCTAGAATTCGTTGTTTTAAACTCCAGGGGTATGGACCCATCCGCAAAATTTCTAATTCATGATTACTTTCAATCAGGTACGCATCAGCATCTTTGATCGTCCCACGAATATGGTCACTACAGTAACCTGTATCTGTCAACATCACAAAGGAACGATTGTCTTTATAAAAACGATAAAACTGTGGCGCAGCGGCATCATGAGATACACCAAAACTCTCAATATCCATATCACCAAAGGTCAAGAACTTCCCCATATCAAAGATATGTTTTTGTTCAAGTGCCACATTTCCGATCAACGGATCCATTGCTGCCCACGTTTTTTCATTCGCATAAACATCTAATTTATATTTTCTAGCTAGAACGCCAACCCCATGAATATGATCGCGATGCTCATGTGTCACTAAGATAGCATCCAAATCCTCTGGTTTACGGTCCACTTCCGCTAGTAATGATGTGATTTTTTTTCCACTTAATCCTGCATCAATAAGCAACTTTTTGTTCTCAGTCTCAATAAAAAGCGAATTACCAGTGCTGCCGCTTGCAAGAATGCTGATGTTAAAAGCTTTTTCTTGGCTCATTTTTCTATTCGCTTCCCTTCATTAGTCTACAGCTACTTATTATACAACCATCTCTACTGATTTTCCACCTTTGGTACAGTATTATTTGTGATGATTGTATTGCTCATGGC is a genomic window of Enterococcus haemoperoxidus ATCC BAA-382 containing:
- a CDS encoding MBL fold metallo-hydrolase; the encoded protein is MSQEKAFNISILASGSTGNSLFIETENKKLLIDAGLSGKKITSLLAEVDRKPEDLDAILVTHEHRDHIHGVGVLARKYKLDVYANEKTWAAMDPLIGNVALEQKHIFDMGKFLTFGDMDIESFGVSHDAAAPQFYRFYKDNRSFVMLTDTGYCSDHIRGTIKDADAYLIESNHELEILRMGPYPWSLKQRILGDKGHLSNDDGALAMADVIGDHTKRIYLGHLSKENNTKEHARMAMESILAEKGLGVNFDFNVYDTDPESASELFAI